Genomic DNA from Prunus persica cultivar Lovell chromosome G1, Prunus_persica_NCBIv2, whole genome shotgun sequence:
CAGTGTCAGAGTTCGTGAAGACGCCACCACCAGAATCATCAACAGAGCACAGTCAAGGAGACAACAAATAATTCAATAATCAAAGCATATCTCATGAGAATTAATAACATGAAAGACACCAAATTCAAACATGAAAGgcaatataaaaaaggatatAACCTAGTAGCTTCACATTTGTGTCCAGTAAAGCGGATGCTCCCATATTTCCAGTTATGCGAAAGCTCAATTTTATAAGCTATTTCAATCTCATCAAAATTACAAGTTTCTCAAATGATTCAGGAGGAATAGTTTTCGAAACATTAGTCTCATCTAATTCCCCATCGGTAATTGTGAAATAGAGTTCAATAGGATCACTTCCCTTCGCTTTTTTGACATCATCCAGATGAGCCTGCATTGTAAAAGAAAGTTTCACACCATGCTGGAACTatcaaaaagacaaaagaaacagagaaaagcAGTTAAACAGCTTCCCCCATTACCTCTGTAAGATACAGGATCTCCCAAGTTCCAGCCTCAACAACGACAGAGTCTCCACTTTTTACCTTAACTCCTGAACATTGAGTCACATTTAAGTAATCAATTTACGATTCCAAAAATGACACtgccagaaaataaaagaacaaaatgtttgtgcaaattttTGTTCACATTTGTAGAATGGAAAATAGGCATGAAGTGGTGAAAACAGTAAGAATCAGTGCCAAACATACAGAAGACGAGACAACAACAGGCCCTTTTCGCTCTCAAATATAGAAAGGGGATGAAAACTGTTTGTACCTAAGTTTATAACGagtcaacaaaaacaaaatacaataagATTGCTTGGATCACACTGACCTATAACACATCCTATTGCATAACTCGGGAGTCTAAACAGACAGCAAAAAATTTCTCCATGAGCACAGTGCATTAGAACTTGCATTACCAGTTGCGAAGGTTCATTGAGCAAACAAAAGATTTTGCATCTCAGAAATCACAAGCAAGTTTATACGTGTAAATTCGGTTTGAAGCCAGAAACTCAATACATGCCAAATAAAGCAAGCGAAATATTTGTatagaaaccaaaacaatAATACATGTGAAAATGAGGGAGATGCACAACGTTCTCTgactttagtttttctttcaacAGAAATTCAGAAAACAGAGGGGAGAAAAACTTAATTATGTCAACATGAAGCATTTTTAGCAgaacatttaaaaagaaaaaagaaattaaaactcaAAAGCCAAGCGCTTCGTGTGAAGAGATATCAAAGGGAGAGATCGAGAGCGATCGAAGGGAGAGATCGTAGAGCGATCGAAGGGAGAGATCCTAGAACGATCGAAGGGAGAGATCAAAGAGCGAACgaagggagaaatcaaaaGGGAGAAATCAAAGAGCGAACTAAGGGAGAGATCCTAGAGCGAACGAAGGGAGAGATCAGAGAGCGATCGAATACCGACCGAAGGGAGAGATCGATGAGCGGACGAATTGATATCGAAGAGCGACCTAATAAAGAGATGGAACTTCGAATTAATAGAGATATTGAAAAGCGAACTAACAGAGAGAGATCGAAGAGCAATCGAAAAGCGAACGAACAGAGCGATCAAAAGCGAACGAACAGAGCGATCCAAAAACGAACGAACAGAGCGATCAAAAAGCGACCGAAGAGATTAGTATATCTGGTTTCTGTGATATATTTAAGCGATGGAATGAAAATCAAGCCAGATATTGATCTCATTTTCTCGAGTTTTCTCAGAAACCAAACAGCTAAGAACtgtaagaaataaagaagcaaACACTACTGTAGCAACGAAACGATTACCCCAAGGTTCACGTGGCTCACGATTCGCCATCGTCGAATTGCAGAGATACTTACGCGGAGCTTGTACGGTTTCACAGAGCTTATTCTTTTCGATTTCTTTTCAGAGTGTGATTCGAAACTGACTGTTGGCTGACGCTCTGGCTTTCGTTTTCGTTTTAAATACCTCTCCACGAAAGCGCGcgtgttttcaaatttttttcttgcattttctttttcctcgtggattttaaaattgtaaattCTAGTCCGTAATTTAAccgaaaaataataataatacgcTAAAGTTCTACGAGGCTTTAGCCCACTAAAGGCCCAGAACAAATAAATACGCtcagtttgtgtttttttttattaataattatttcaGTGATATTTGGGGATTCGAATGacttatttacttatttttattttttcagatttttcttatTGGTCTACTTAAATTCTGGATCACACAACAACCTTGCCTTCTGAATATTAGGTACCcaaaaaattcttttattttccattcCTTCTTCCCCTCTATGCATCATATACTGATTAGATGCAAATTTTGATTCTTTCTAATGGCAACCAGCCACctaattcttctttttcatatcCAACAAAGCTATTAATGGGAACCCTTGTGGTATAGACTATCCAATTAGATGACGCATAAATTGTACTTACTAGTTAGTTAGATTCATTTGCTTTTAGAGTAGCAGAAACCAAATTCATTAGTTATGATTAGTTGATTGAATGTGACACAATTGTCGGATTGCCGGACCTATTAAAAATATCGTTCGTGTTCAAGTTGGATAATTCTCCATGTGGTAGCTTAACTTAACGAATCAATGTTATGATGACATGTTAAAGGGCTAAATGGTAACTGTACTATAACATGAAAGAAAGGTCTTGCATTAGGTGGTTAAATCCTAACTGTACAATAACATGAAAGGAAAGCATGCATGGGTTGTAATTACTTCACTAAATACACTCACAAGCTACACATCGTTACAATCTAATAAAGCAGTTTAAGATCAGTGGGAGGAATCTACGGCCATCCATTTTTGTAACATTAACTCCCTATAAAACTTGTCAATAAATTCCTGTGCTGCTTTGTCCACATGataatcctcctcctcctcctcctcctcatcaatATTCAACGGGAACAACGGCTCCCACTCCGTTATCCTCACCCGCCTCACCATCGGCAGTGGTTCCACCACATCACCGCCGCGAAAGCTCACTTTCCTACCGGTGTTAACCGTCGCCAATACATTCTCACACATCATCGGCACGTAAACGCTCCTCCGCGAACGCTGCCTAACGTAACGGCCCTTATTGTGCCCGCTGTCGTGGCAGGGAGGAGTGTAGGACGATCTGTACGGTGGGATGCTGCTTTTGCAGCTGAACTCGTACTCGAGGGGGTACACGAAGGACACGTGCACGTCATGTGACTTGCAGCTGAGCGCCGTGTGGTGGCGAACCATGAAATCATTGAAGGACTTGCCTAAGATCTTCCCATGctccttcatcatcatcagcttCTTTTTGGACACGCCCTTTTGTAATGCGAACAAAATCAGACGTACCATGTTGCTCAGTTTCTTGGCTATGATTGGTGTAGCAGGAGGCTCCATTTTCTTGGGCTAGGAGATTAATAGAACTCAGAGGCTAGAAAAAACTTAGAGACAGAGATGGGTTCTATGAGTGAGAGAAGAAATGATGAAGGTaggaatatatttaaagagccAGACAGGGTAGAATTAATGGGGCcataaatttctaaattttatttgttctactaatcttttttctttttgtgactAAAGTCTAAAGACTGTATTTTTATACTTAATGTTGATAAGTGTAACATACTATGCGTAATGATTGCTTTTTGTTTTGCGctgctctttctcttttttcttttttgttaatgggttttttatgctttgttaATTTGCATACGTTGTCCCTACAAACTAGTGCGtttcaacttttaattaagtTTTAATGCCCTCAAAATAACTGACATCCATCTGATTGCCCCCATTGATTTCAATCTTGTATGCCCTCTAGATCTACCTTAGCCGGTCATGTCAAAGTTTTGCTTTAAGCTACggttacaattttttttatgatctACTTTCaattaatctaaattacgAGAGAAAGATTCAAATTTGGGAGTCAAGTGGGGAGCAAATTTGTTCTAATCAACTTGATTAAGCTCATGTCTGTACAGTTACAATATTATATTAGAAGGAAGTGAAGTAAGTCAataaaccgaaaaaaaaagagggaaaaaagaTAGTTCTATTAATAATGGACTAATTATAGTGGGGGGATAAAGGAGTACAAAGTGAAAAATGAATGGCAAAACTTTAGTTGGGTGTAAGCCTACCCTTTAGCCCTACATTATCCCGTTCTTTGAAATATAAAATCCAAAATGTTGAGGCAAATCAAAATACTTTGGACTATTTTATTCAAGTGTTGGATTTGATCATGATGAAATCTAGCAAGTAGGATCCAATGTTTTTTACTTGTTTAATCACCGGTGGACCTAAAGTCGAACAAGTTTGGAATTTTATTCATCTTTGACGGGTTGAGAAGGCAAAGTGGCAAACAAAATTTTTGGAAGTTTTTGGTGGTTACACAATTTATTCATCTTTATAACAAGGGGCCATCTTTGTTTTGAATAACCCTAATTGTGTTAGGTTGGCAATGGCAGTCGAATTACTAGTTATGTATCAAACTCCATCAGAAAATAACTTAGATGCCGACTGGTCAGCAgctgaaacaaagaaagaagaacgTCATCCAAATGAGTTACAAATTGGGAAGTTCAAAGATGATCCAAACTTCTGTttatgattaatatttgattttgaagaatCGTATTCTTTTAGGTTTTTgctcttattttatatatattcaagCATTTGAGTGATGACAACAAAAGATTCGACCTTATTGTTTTTGAATGGaagagaaaatacaaaagggTTGCCTATTCAAATGATGGGACAAAgctgttataaaactagagggagaaaatgtagagagaagtgatatgctaaagataaagcttcaccatgtttattccttactaaatctttggtagaaccacctatttataggcttacaagataggagattgaataccatcatttacaatatacctataggttacaagcattaattacaaatacttagtgcataggttacataaaatccaacggtggaatattaagaggtatggtggtcatccaccaactcatgcatttacaacactcccccttggatgtccaccatacaatgacattgtttcctcattaaaaaccttgcttggaaaacccagtgggacaaaaccaaagcgaagggaaaaagagtgaaactttcttctgaatcattgatatggtgatggatgagcttatattgcctcgttaaaaccttgctaggaaaaacccagtgggacaaaaacctagtcgaagggaaaaagagtacaacgcgcatctgccttgaatgtagtagaattgggatgctccccctgattgatatctccccctgattaatatctctccttctctgatttgagcaatacaagaAACATTGTTTTCATACATGATCATCTATCACACTATTCAAcctgcttttcacttttcaaatgattgaaatctttaggagtatcaacaactaatttagtagttagaatatgttacaacaatatcaaatttgaattcaaaatactcaaactcttagtgttaactcttaattaagaatattgtggtactttatatccttcaagaggttgcttcatccgatatatctcaaatatttcatgagctttgaggatttccatgtaccatatagtcttaataaatatgcatttaacacatactataagttttgcgttaaagtaacaaccgcacttatagaaatgtggatgcatttacgatgagattggagactaaaaccacatgtctctcccaggaaaccttatgtcatattagtgatcttatttcacttcacaaacaccaatttgtaaccttcatactgaacatttgtaatttggtgtttgagttataggttcaatatccaactcttcttatttagtgataaatgaaattgcctatttccatttttggccaatcacttaacttgtcgacattcatgaaacgtgatttaatataatcatagcccttgatgattgtagtagctactaataaactaaatgtatcatcaatttgtgatcccacaattcttatgtgcatgcacatgcataatttataatcatctcattgctttggggtaccaatgcctcttcaggggcttatgttgtcacttatgggacaaacatctcttttacaatgaattatttagaatatgtggatcataacctcctatagagcgttattttttatagggcttgaatttttcaaataatctccatttctgaggagttaagtctttagaacctatattcctgacatgcttcaggcatgcattatatatatagtcaccatgttaatggattgtgatacgagaatatcaatccatgttagcatatgtacaacttatacatgcattatcttgatgagacaaaagcggattgattcaacattatttcacgacgttctttaggaattgtcatttctccccctaacggcgggaaaattgtctcaaaatgtaggaaaataaactcacagtcgttatcaaatatgtgaccattttagtaGGCACATTCAGTAAAATTGGAGAAGTGATCCATAATTAGATGTTGTATaggctcacaaatatccccttgaattatttcaggaaagatggctcaaagtcaatttttgactgagatgatcttatgacagcttttatttgtgagcgttctttgtaatgatattgttggacaagacaataattcgagtctttaaacgatgtccttacaaatttataaaaatcttatgcatcattgtgggacatggattgccaagatagtcatgtcacaacataaaagttattcggtcaatgaacttctagttcatgacatcataatcttcaactataatagttgtgtaatattggagcctcaagaacttttggttcataacatcataaactccctacccacaaaagaaagtaggaagtttctccaatagacGCCTCTGGCTATCAATCTTGGGGCGGTAATACAAAATATTACCATTGTAAAACGAgattaattaataacctaacataaataaaataaaatataataaaatataatataataaaataagtaaagtggtataaacaaggaataaaataaatcaattaaagattatgaaattccaagataattcaatattaatgtggattcaatatgtagataaaactacaagtttaagaattggattttcaaccaattcaggttcatataggcacaaataagtaatgaacttcaagttcatatatagtattaagatccatgaaaaactatgaacttcaggttcatatcaatatatattcgaaacttcaggtacgaatacgtagatctaaataaattgaattaatagttgtgctttgaacttcatactcaaatcgatgtatatgcactcgaaacttctggttcaagttcttgacatatgtaggcctcatggaattctgattttgattaatacaaaatcgaggagttttatgtccttatgtgctctttaaattcgcggaacttcacgccctcaattatttggaatcaaagaacttcaggttctgattcaatcaaaaggactctatatcctaatctagttatatgatgaggatcacggaacttcgggcccctgatcttttgtataattcaaactcatcataataattaagatcatacttaaaattaaataaacaaacaaataaaaacaaaaacatggcattatattcatgtgtaataagaataagaatttttttcttaaacaagcatgatgaagtctgatggtgagtacaaagaaactctataccatgtgatgactctagctcatataagaagaaagaaaattcagagaaagaaaacataccaagagcaatgtcgtgctgataacgtgttataaaactagagggagaaaatgtagagagaagtgatatgctaaagataaagcttcaccatgtttattccttactaaatctttggtagaaccacctatttataggcttacaagataggagattgaataccatcatttacaatatacctataggttacaagcattaattacaaatacttagtgcatgggttacataaaatccaacggtggaatattaagaggtatggtgatcatccaccaactcatgcatttacaacaaaagCTACTTTGatattctctttcttcttctattggagtttcttcatttaattaatatagaATAACATGTGTGTTGCGGAATTAAAACTAAAGCTAAGCCAATGGCCCCAGTGAAAAAATACTTTCACTTGTAGATCAGTAATCTCACGTTCGAAATTTTCGTGACATCTTTATAATGTGTGTgaatatctttttctttttctaacttCAGGAGAAAAACGCTAATATTAAGACTAAGCCTAGGTTGTCAAGTCAGTGATCCATCCATATTATTTCCTCATTATAGCATTTCCAAAATATCCTCATATAATAAGGGCTAAAGAGTTGAGTGGGCTTCAATATATTTCTAGattgaagaattaaaattttaaaaaatttcaaaagataggcaaaattgtttttcctttcttattACTAAACAACTTCATCATGAGATTTGAACTCCAAAACTTTGTCGTGAAGGACAATCTAATATGCGATTGAGTAAAAAGGAacagaaattttaaaatgttcATTCATTAACATTATATcgacattttttcttttaaaacataaatttgtAACTGATATGTGACATTGCAAAAGCacaaaaatgaattatttGTGCTTATATTGGCAAAAGCTAATTCAActactcaatatttttttcttattttataagGAATTGGAAAGTCGAACTTAGAACTTCCCTCTATAATTGTGAAAACAAGAATACCGCAACATCAACATCAATAGTTGATTTATCAATTGATTATACAGTTGTTGTACTGGCACAACTTTGATTCTGCATATTCTATATTTTGTAGGTAATCTACCTTCGTTGTCACATTGTCCTAAATGCATTTGCTTCCTCAAATTGTGTGATAGAGAAAGGGCAAAGATAATTACATTGGTACCCGTATGATAAACTCAATCCATTTTATTGGGCTACAACGGATTGGATGTTATTGATTGGGAATAAAAagttatataaatgaaaattacatGGCATATATCATTAGGCAGAAAATTaagagataaaagaaaatgcaaataataaaaagtttttCCACTGCCGGGAGTCGAACCCATATGATAAACTCAATCCATTTCATTGGGCTACAGCGGATTGGAAGTTATTGATTGGGAATAAAagttatataaatgaaaattactaGGCACATATCATTAGGCACAAAATTAAgagataaaagaaattaaaaattaaaaaaaggattttCCGCTGCCAGGAGTCGAACCCAGATGATAAACTCAATCCATTTTATTGGGCATTAGGCATAAAATTAagagataaaataaattaaaaataatacaagATTTTTCCGCTGCCGGGAGGAGTCGAACCAAGATGATAAACTCAATCCATTTTATTGGGCTACAGCGGATTGGATGTTATTGACTGGGAATAAAAgtaatataaatgaaaattactaGGCATATATCGTTAGGCATAAAATTAagagataaaataaattgaaaatattaaaaagttTTTCCACTACCAGGCGTCGAACTCAGAGGATAAACTCAATCCACTTTATTGGGATACAGCGGATTGGATGTTATTGATTGGGAATCAAagttatataaatgaaaattactaGGCATAAAATTAAGAGATAAAAgaaattgtaaaaaataaaaggtttaTCTGCTGCTGGGAGTCGAACCCGAATGATAAAATCAATCCATTTTGTTGGGCTACAGCGGATTGGATGTTATTGATTGggaataaaatttatataaatgaaaattactaGGCCTATATCGTTAGGCATAAAATTAAGagataaaagaaattgaaaataataaaaagatttttttgcTGACTGGAGTCGAACTCGGATGATAAACTCAATCCATTTTATTGGGCTACAACGGATTGGATGTTATTGATTGGGAATAAAAGTTCAATAAAGGAAAATTACTAGGCATATAACATTTAGGCATAAAATTAAGAGATAAaagaaattgtaaaaaaataaaatgtttttcCACTACCGGGAGTCGAACCCGGATGATAAACTCAATCCATTTTATTGGGCTACAGTGGATTGGATGTTATTGATTGGGAATAAAATtgatataaatgaaaattactaGGCCTATATCATTAGGCATAAAATTAAGagataaaagaaattgaaaacaataaaaaggtTTTTTTGCTGCCGGGAGTCGAACTCGGATGATAAACTCAATCCATTATATTGGGCTACTACGGATTGGTGTTATTGATTGGGAATAAAAGTtctataaatgaaaattactaAGCATATAACATTTAGGAATAAAATTAAGAGATAAAAgaaattgtaaaaaataaaaagtttttcCGTTGCCGGGAGTCGAACCCAGATGATAAACTCAATCCATTTTATTGGGCTACAACGGATTGgatgttatttattgggaataaaagttatataaatgaaaattactaGGCATATACCATTACGCACAAAATTAAGagataaaagaaattcaaaataatgtaAAGATTTTTCCGCTGCCAGGAGTCAAACTCGGATAATAAACTCAATCCATTTTATTGGGCTACAGCGGATTAGATGTTATTGATTGGGAATAAAagttatataaatgaaaattactaGGCATATATCATTAGGGATAAAATTAAGagataaaagaaattgaaaataataaaaggttCTTCCGCTGCCAGAGTCGAACCCGGATGATAAACCCAATCTATTTTATTGGGCTACAGCGGATTAAATGTTattgattgaaaataaaagttatataaataaaaattacaatgCATATATCATTAGgcataaaataaagagataaaagaaactgaaactaaTAAAAAGTGTTTCCACTGCCGGGAGTTGAACCCGGATGATAAACTCAATCCATTTTATTGGGCTACAATGGATTGGATGTTATTGATTGggaataaaatttatataaatgaaaattactaGGCATATATCGTTTGGCATAAAATTAAGAGATAAaagaaattgtaaaataataaaaggatTTTCCGCGGTCGGGAGTCGAACCCGGATGATAAACTCAATCCATTTTATTGGGCTACAGCAAATTGGATGTTATTGATTGggaataaaatttatataaaagaaaattactagGCCTATATTGTTAGGCATAAAATTAAGagataaaagaaattgaaaataataaaaaggttTTTCCACTGCCGGGAGTTGAACCTGGATGATAAACTCAATCCATTCTATTAGGCTACAGTGGATTGGATGTTATTGATTGGGAATAAAagttatataaaagaaaattactagGCCTATATCGTTAGGCATAAAATTAAGagataaaagaaattgaaaataataaaaaggttTTTCCGTTGCCGAGAGTCGAACTCGGATGATAAACTCAATCCATTTTATTGGGCTATAGAGGATTGGATGTTATTGATTGggaataaaatttatataaatgaaaattacttGGCCTATATTGTTAGGCATAAAATGAAGacataaaagaaatttaaaataataaaaaggttTTTCCGCTGCTCGGAGTCGAACCCGAATGATAAACTCAATCCATTTTATTGTGCTACTACGGATTGGTGTTATTGATTGGGAATAAAAGTtctataaatgaaaattactaGGCATATCACATTTAGGAATAAAATTAAGAGATAAAAGAAATTGTAACAAATAAAAGATTTTCCGCTGTTAGGAGTCGAACCCAGATGATAAACTCAATCCATTTCATTGGGCTACAACGGATTGGATGTTATTCATTGGGAATAAAagttatataaatgaaaattactaGGCATATATCATTAGGCAGAAAATTAAGagataaaagaaattgaaaataataaaaagtttttttaCTGCCGAGAGTCGAACCCGGATGATAAACTCAATCTATTTTATTGGGCTACAGCGGATTGGATGTTATTGATTGGGAAGAAAagttatataaatgaaaattactaGGCATATATCATTAGGCATAAAATTAAGagataaaagaaatt
This window encodes:
- the LOC18790250 gene encoding uncharacterized protein LOC18790250, translated to MEPPATPIIAKKLSNMVRLILFALQKGVSKKKLMMMKEHGKILGKSFNDFMVRHHTALSCKSHDVHVSFVYPLEYEFSCKSSIPPYRSSYTPPCHDSGHNKGRYVRQRSRRSVYVPMMCENVLATVNTGRKVSFRGGDVVEPLPMVRRVRITEWEPLFPLNIDEEEEEEEDYHVDKAAQEFIDKFYRELMLQKWMAVDSSH